In Psychrobacter ciconiae, the following are encoded in one genomic region:
- a CDS encoding DUF1294 domain-containing protein produces the protein MTQASQALKPSKTRQQGQIIRFNGDKGFGFIKVQGGHHEELFFHISDYLPPTRPNVGDEVVFATKTDNQGRLQACDIQGLGFVQQKMAQKNAQIRRRNQQKSQQAEFEAGQKKRLFLGAAFYGVLILLAVMAKLPWVLVGWYLVLGIITYLSYAKDKRSAQSGAWRTAESTLHLLSALGGWVGAMVAQTYLRHKSQKPEFRLVYYFTVVLNLALLLVVLTVYEGQNMALTGLF, from the coding sequence ATGACTCAAGCATCTCAAGCTTTAAAGCCCTCCAAAACCCGCCAACAAGGTCAAATCATCCGCTTTAATGGCGATAAAGGCTTTGGTTTCATTAAGGTTCAGGGCGGTCACCATGAGGAGCTGTTTTTTCATATCAGTGACTATCTGCCGCCAACGCGCCCTAACGTTGGTGATGAGGTGGTATTTGCTACCAAAACCGATAACCAAGGTCGCCTGCAAGCTTGTGATATTCAAGGGCTTGGCTTTGTTCAACAAAAAATGGCACAAAAAAACGCTCAAATCCGCCGCCGCAATCAGCAAAAAAGTCAGCAAGCTGAGTTTGAAGCCGGTCAAAAAAAGCGTTTGTTTTTAGGCGCTGCGTTTTATGGGGTGTTGATATTGCTTGCGGTTATGGCAAAGTTGCCGTGGGTTTTGGTGGGGTGGTATTTAGTTTTGGGGATCATCACTTATTTAAGTTACGCCAAAGATAAGCGCTCCGCCCAAAGCGGCGCTTGGCGAACGGCTGAATCTACGCTGCATTTACTCAGTGCGCTTGGCGGCTGGGTTGGGGCGATGGTGGCGCAAACCTACCTGCGTCACAAATCGCAAAAGCCGGAGTTTCGCCTCGTTTATTACTTTACTGTGGTGCTAAATTTGGCGTTATTGCTTGTGGTATTGACCGTTTATGAGGGTCAAAATATGGCTTTAACCGGACTTTTTTAG
- a CDS encoding O-acetyl-ADP-ribose deacetylase: MTTDDFETCLTLTNSLGNQQQITLAVVQADITKLHVDAIVNAANSSLLGGGGVDGAIHRAAGRQLVEYCRGLNGCKTGDAKISPAFELPSRFVIHTVGPVWHGGNQNEPELLVSCYRRSLELAADNNLQSIAFSGISTGVYGFPKDQAAQIAVKTVQDFFKNSAQQDISVNKVIFCCFSSSDAALYQHILSTLT; this comes from the coding sequence ATGACCACAGATGATTTTGAAACTTGCCTAACGCTAACAAATAGCTTAGGAAATCAGCAGCAAATTACGCTTGCTGTCGTTCAAGCCGACATCACCAAACTTCACGTCGATGCTATCGTTAACGCTGCCAATTCAAGCTTACTTGGCGGCGGCGGCGTTGATGGGGCGATTCACCGCGCGGCGGGTCGACAATTGGTCGAGTATTGCCGAGGTTTAAACGGCTGCAAAACGGGCGATGCCAAAATCAGCCCTGCCTTTGAGTTACCAAGCCGCTTTGTGATTCATACCGTAGGACCTGTTTGGCATGGCGGCAATCAAAACGAGCCTGAGCTATTGGTAAGCTGCTATCGACGCTCACTTGAGCTTGCGGCTGACAACAATCTGCAAAGCATTGCGTTTTCCGGCATCAGCACTGGCGTTTATGGCTTTCCAAAAGACCAAGCGGCGCAAATTGCTGTGAAAACGGTTCAAGATTTTTTTAAAAATAGCGCTCAGCAAGACATTTCAGTAAACAAAGTGATTTTTTGCTGCTTTTCAAGCTCAGACGCCGCGCTTTATCAACATATTTTGTCAACATTGACTTAA
- the lspA gene encoding signal peptidase II, with protein sequence MPNSTPPNSPRPTNDEVVTTDTPSAPAAKTEAPKAVHVTSGNSTTLKSQLNRPQKLIANGRGALMWYGVALIVLIIDQATKWLAESKLTFHEPVPVIEPILNWTLAYNYGAAFSFLADAGGWQKWFFAGLALLMALFLSAYLPRVPRQARLLSLGLAMMLGGAVGNLIDRLLHGHVIDFIHVHYKDVWHYPVFNIADMGICVGVALIIIDMLFLENKRKAGK encoded by the coding sequence ATGCCTAACTCAACTCCACCAAATTCGCCACGACCGACCAATGACGAGGTGGTCACCACCGACACCCCGTCAGCGCCAGCGGCTAAAACCGAAGCGCCAAAGGCAGTTCACGTGACCAGTGGCAACTCAACCACGCTTAAAAGTCAGCTCAACCGACCGCAAAAGCTTATCGCTAACGGTCGCGGGGCGTTGATGTGGTATGGCGTCGCCCTGATTGTATTAATCATCGACCAAGCCACCAAATGGCTTGCCGAATCCAAGCTTACCTTTCATGAGCCTGTCCCCGTCATTGAGCCGATTTTAAACTGGACGCTGGCGTATAACTACGGCGCGGCGTTTAGCTTTTTGGCGGACGCGGGTGGCTGGCAAAAGTGGTTTTTTGCAGGGCTTGCGCTGCTCATGGCGCTATTTTTAAGTGCCTATTTGCCAAGAGTGCCAAGGCAGGCGCGCCTGCTGTCTTTGGGGCTTGCGATGATGCTAGGCGGCGCGGTCGGTAACTTAATTGACCGCTTACTTCATGGTCATGTCATTGATTTTATTCACGTTCATTATAAAGACGTTTGGCATTACCCGGTATTTAATATCGCTGATATGGGGATTTGCGTTGGCGTTGCCCTCATCATCATTGATATGTTATTTTTAGAAAATAAGCGCAAGGCGGGAAAATAA
- the ileS gene encoding isoleucine--tRNA ligase, translating into MTDQNAQHPTATDYKDTLNLADTAFAMRANLAQREPDWLNAWEADDVYGKIREARIGAPKYILHDGPPYANGQIHLGHAVNKVLKDIIVKSKTLSGFDAPYVPGWDCHGLPIEQKVEAKVGKVGQKVSATEFRGLCREYAKSQVALQMADFKRLGVFGDWDNPYLTMNFSQEANIVRALAKIYDNGHVTRGMKPVNWCLDCGSALAEAEVEYQDKVSDAIYVGFDIVDAKDSKAFDGTDHVKAVIWTTTPWTLPANQAISVHPEHDYSVVATEKGHLLLASDLVESALTALKLDNQGIKATISGRDLEGLKAQHPLIEDRQVPLILGEHVTTDSGTGLVHTAPGHGLDDYLVALKYDLPVENPVSGSGVYLESAAVFAGEHIYKANPKIIAALNNSGHLLSHTSIEHSYPHCWRHKSPIIFRATPQWFISMEAKGLRERALNDIPKVTWTPAWGQNRIEAMMSGRPDWCISRQRTWGVPITFFTHKDTGDLHPRTLELMEVAAQKIEAGGVEAWFDASCEDFLGSEAADYDKATDTLDVWFDSGTTHFAVLEQRDELTNPADMYLEGSDQHRGWFQTSLLTSEAMYERPPFKQVLTHGFVVDENGRKMSKSLGNIITPQDEINKTGADMLRLWIASSDYRYEMSAGKSAFKGAIDMYRRIRNTLRFLLANTDDFDPSADSVPMDKLISLDKFILKRAKDVQQDIVAAYDAMDFHQVTQQVTAFCSQDLGGFYLDIIKDRQYTTQTDGNPRRSAQTAIYHIAQAMIRWIAPILTFTAQEAWEVLKGTDGYVFTQEWYEFPEFQLNEISSDDWQFILRAKELVNKHIETARENKLINANLSANATLFADGQMFDSLAKLGEELRFVLITSGAALKPLSESNLEAEKSSDEDNDLIVEISAATGDKCVRCWHIRQDIGTDKSHPQLCARCVTNVAGSGEERHYA; encoded by the coding sequence ATGACTGACCAAAATGCTCAACATCCAACCGCCACTGACTATAAAGACACCTTAAACTTAGCTGATACCGCATTTGCCATGCGCGCAAATTTGGCACAGCGTGAGCCGGACTGGCTTAACGCTTGGGAGGCGGACGACGTTTATGGCAAAATCCGCGAGGCTCGAATTGGCGCGCCAAAATATATTTTGCACGACGGTCCTCCGTACGCCAACGGTCAGATTCACTTAGGTCATGCGGTCAACAAGGTACTCAAAGACATCATCGTCAAGTCAAAGACGCTGTCGGGATTTGATGCGCCTTATGTCCCTGGTTGGGATTGTCATGGTTTGCCGATTGAGCAAAAAGTGGAAGCCAAAGTGGGCAAAGTCGGTCAAAAAGTCTCGGCAACCGAGTTTCGCGGACTTTGCCGAGAATACGCCAAAAGCCAAGTGGCGCTACAAATGGCAGACTTTAAGCGCTTAGGGGTCTTTGGGGATTGGGACAATCCTTATTTGACGATGAATTTTAGCCAAGAAGCGAACATCGTCCGCGCTTTGGCAAAAATCTATGACAACGGTCACGTCACTCGCGGCATGAAGCCGGTTAACTGGTGCTTGGATTGTGGTTCAGCCCTTGCTGAAGCCGAAGTTGAATACCAAGATAAAGTATCTGATGCCATTTATGTCGGCTTTGATATTGTTGATGCCAAAGATAGCAAAGCATTTGATGGCACGGATCATGTCAAAGCGGTGATTTGGACAACGACGCCTTGGACGCTTCCTGCCAACCAAGCCATTTCAGTGCATCCGGAGCATGACTATAGTGTCGTTGCTACTGAAAAAGGGCATTTGCTATTAGCAAGTGATTTGGTGGAAAGTGCATTAACGGCGCTAAAACTTGACAATCAAGGGATCAAAGCCACTATTTCAGGTCGCGACCTTGAGGGGCTAAAAGCTCAACATCCCTTGATTGAGGATCGCCAAGTGCCGCTGATTTTGGGTGAGCACGTGACCACTGACAGCGGAACAGGATTGGTTCATACTGCGCCCGGTCACGGTTTGGACGACTACTTGGTGGCATTAAAATATGATTTACCCGTTGAAAATCCGGTCAGCGGTAGCGGCGTTTATTTAGAGTCGGCAGCGGTGTTTGCGGGCGAGCACATTTATAAAGCCAATCCAAAAATTATTGCAGCGCTCAATAACAGCGGTCATTTATTAAGCCATACCAGTATCGAGCACAGCTACCCGCACTGCTGGCGTCACAAATCGCCAATTATCTTTCGGGCAACGCCGCAGTGGTTTATCAGTATGGAAGCTAAAGGGCTTCGCGAGCGCGCCTTAAATGATATTCCAAAAGTGACTTGGACACCGGCTTGGGGTCAAAACCGCATCGAGGCGATGATGAGCGGTCGCCCTGATTGGTGCATTTCACGCCAGCGCACTTGGGGCGTGCCGATTACCTTTTTCACCCATAAAGACACCGGCGATTTGCATCCAAGAACGCTTGAGCTGATGGAAGTTGCCGCGCAAAAAATTGAGGCAGGCGGCGTTGAAGCTTGGTTTGATGCCAGTTGTGAGGACTTTTTGGGCAGTGAGGCAGCGGATTATGACAAAGCCACCGATACGCTGGACGTTTGGTTTGACTCAGGGACGACCCATTTTGCCGTTCTTGAGCAGCGTGATGAGCTGACCAATCCTGCTGATATGTATTTAGAAGGCTCAGACCAACATCGCGGCTGGTTCCAAACCTCGCTTTTAACGTCGGAAGCGATGTACGAGCGCCCCCCATTTAAACAAGTGCTGACTCACGGCTTTGTGGTCGATGAAAACGGTCGCAAAATGAGCAAATCGCTTGGCAACATCATCACCCCGCAAGATGAAATTAACAAAACTGGCGCGGATATGCTGCGTCTTTGGATTGCCTCAAGCGACTACCGCTATGAGATGAGCGCGGGCAAGTCAGCGTTTAAAGGCGCGATTGACATGTATCGCCGAATCCGCAATACCTTGCGCTTTTTACTTGCCAACACTGATGACTTTGACCCAAGCGCTGACAGCGTTCCGATGGATAAGCTCATCAGCCTTGATAAATTTATCTTAAAGCGCGCAAAGGATGTTCAACAAGACATCGTTGCCGCTTACGACGCTATGGACTTTCACCAAGTCACCCAGCAAGTCACGGCGTTTTGCTCGCAGGATTTGGGCGGCTTTTATTTGGACATCATCAAAGACCGTCAGTACACCACCCAAACCGATGGCAACCCACGCCGCTCGGCACAAACGGCAATTTATCATATCGCTCAAGCGATGATTCGTTGGATTGCGCCAATTTTGACCTTTACCGCTCAAGAAGCTTGGGAAGTGCTCAAAGGCACGGACGGCTACGTGTTTACCCAAGAGTGGTACGAGTTCCCCGAGTTTCAGTTGAATGAGATTAGCAGTGACGATTGGCAATTTATCCTGCGGGCTAAAGAATTGGTCAATAAACACATTGAAACGGCGCGTGAAAATAAACTGATTAACGCCAACCTTTCAGCAAATGCCACCCTGTTTGCGGACGGTCAAATGTTCGATAGCCTTGCAAAATTGGGCGAAGAGCTGCGCTTTGTGCTTATCACCAGTGGCGCGGCGTTAAAACCCTTGAGCGAAAGCAATTTAGAAGCGGAAAAATCAAGCGATGAAGACAATGACTTAATCGTTGAGATCAGCGCAGCAACGGGTGACAAATGCGTTCGCTGTTGGCATATCCGTCAGGATATCGGCACAGATAAAAGCCATCCTCAGCTTTGCGCGCGCTGCGTGACCAACGTGGCAGGCTCAGGCGAGGAGCGCCATTATGCCTAA
- the ald gene encoding alanine dehydrogenase, translated as MKIGIPKEVKNNENRVGLTPDGVSALVDNGHSVLVEKDAGMGSQFTNDDYKKAGATIVDSKAEVWDVELLIKVKEPQSEEYAYLKEDLILFTYLHLAAEPELAKVLVKNKVTGIAYETVQLDNRSLPLLTPMSEIAGRMSTQIGAQYLQSFYGGKGILLGGVPGVQRGKVTIIGGGVSGTEAAKIAIGLRADVTILDLSSQRLKELSEMFGSSIQTLMSTKENIAKSVKDSDLVIGAVLIPGAATPKLVTEEMIKSMQPGGVVIDIAIDQGGLFETTDRITTHDDATYTKHGVIHYAVANIPGAVPRTSTMALTNVTLPYVMALANKGVKQACLDNSALAKGVNTAKGFVTYKAVADELELEYQDLASLLS; from the coding sequence ATGAAAATCGGAATCCCAAAAGAAGTTAAAAATAATGAAAACCGCGTTGGGCTGACCCCCGATGGCGTCAGTGCGTTGGTGGACAACGGTCATTCGGTGTTGGTCGAAAAAGATGCTGGCATGGGCTCGCAGTTCACTAACGACGACTATAAAAAAGCCGGTGCGACCATTGTGGATAGCAAAGCTGAGGTTTGGGATGTCGAGCTACTCATCAAAGTTAAAGAGCCGCAAAGTGAAGAATATGCGTATTTAAAAGAAGATTTGATTTTATTTACCTATTTGCATCTAGCAGCTGAGCCTGAGCTTGCTAAAGTTTTGGTCAAAAACAAAGTCACGGGCATTGCCTATGAAACGGTGCAATTAGACAACCGCTCATTGCCACTTCTCACGCCGATGAGTGAGATTGCAGGGCGCATGAGTACCCAAATCGGCGCTCAGTATTTGCAATCGTTTTATGGTGGCAAAGGTATTTTATTAGGCGGCGTTCCGGGGGTTCAGCGCGGTAAAGTAACCATCATTGGCGGCGGCGTTTCTGGAACGGAGGCGGCAAAAATCGCCATCGGGCTTCGCGCTGATGTGACCATTTTGGACTTAAGCTCGCAGCGCTTAAAAGAGTTGTCAGAAATGTTTGGCAGCAGCATCCAAACGCTCATGTCCACCAAAGAGAACATCGCCAAAAGCGTCAAAGACAGCGATTTGGTCATCGGCGCGGTATTGATTCCGGGCGCGGCAACGCCAAAGCTTGTGACCGAAGAGATGATTAAATCGATGCAGCCAGGCGGCGTGGTCATTGATATTGCCATCGACCAAGGCGGACTGTTTGAAACGACCGACCGCATCACTACCCACGACGACGCCACTTATACCAAACATGGCGTGATTCATTATGCCGTTGCCAACATTCCAGGAGCCGTTCCGCGTACCTCAACGATGGCGCTGACCAACGTCACCTTGCCTTATGTAATGGCGCTTGCCAATAAAGGCGTGAAGCAAGCTTGCCTTGACAATAGCGCGCTTGCTAAAGGCGTGAATACCGCAAAAGGTTTTGTCACTTACAAAGCCGTTGCCGATGAGCTTGAGTTAGAGTATCAAGACTTAGCAAGCCTTTTAAGCTGA
- a CDS encoding protein disulfide oxidoreductase, whose amino-acid sequence MTDIAPPLTKSPKQKLFSAIKTILLYSVMFIVIYSVVNWWRQPVMPANPQLNLTDYQGQTVDLATLSQDQPVLVYFWGTWCPVCKTTSPAVNRLSQSSNYPVVTVAVKSGSNQELSSYLSKDNYAFTTVNDENGAIFDDWQGQVTPSFVILKDGKMKQGLTGIQPEWSLKLRLWLSSLG is encoded by the coding sequence ATGACTGATATTGCCCCGCCGCTTACCAAATCACCAAAACAAAAGCTATTTTCTGCGATTAAAACCATTTTGCTTTATAGCGTAATGTTTATCGTCATTTATAGCGTGGTTAATTGGTGGCGACAACCGGTCATGCCCGCCAATCCGCAATTAAACTTAACCGATTATCAAGGTCAAACCGTTGATTTGGCAACTTTAAGCCAAGACCAACCGGTTTTGGTTTATTTTTGGGGAACGTGGTGCCCCGTTTGTAAAACGACCTCCCCTGCGGTCAACAGATTGAGCCAATCGAGCAACTATCCTGTGGTCACGGTTGCGGTAAAATCGGGCAGTAATCAAGAATTGAGTAGCTATTTATCAAAGGACAATTATGCCTTTACTACCGTTAATGATGAAAACGGCGCGATTTTTGATGATTGGCAAGGTCAGGTGACACCATCGTTTGTCATCTTAAAAGATGGCAAAATGAAGCAAGGCTTAACTGGAATTCAGCCGGAATGGTCGCTAAAACTTCGGCTTTGGCTCAGCTCATTAGGTTAA
- a CDS encoding carbon-nitrogen hydrolase family protein, producing the protein MSKNDKIDDFHLTIAEIKKKDYPQLKVLMDRVYANLGGAWSKTTIHTLIDAFPEGQIALFDHDQMIGFVLSMRVDYAKFSNPHTYDDLIGHREIIKDNPKGDAIYGLDALIDPDYRGYRLGRRLYDARKELCRQMNFRAILAGGRIPNYYNHQDLTPGEYIDAVESREIHDNALSFQLSNGFIVKRILTGYLPDDAQSKGFATLLEWSNIYYEPQDYKPNTRKSEVRIGGIQWQMREVESPEELLQQVEFFVDIMADYNSDFACLPEFFNAPLMGLCESTDQNIAIRFLASYTEWFKNEISHLAVSYNVNVITGSMPLLDEEDVLYNVSYLCRRDGTVEEQRKIHITPHERSAWVIEGGDKVQVFDTDAGRIGILICYDVEFPELARLMALDDMDILFVPFWTDTQNGYLRVRHCAQARAIENECYVMICGSVGNLPQVESLDIQYAQSSIFSPSDFAFPHDAIMAETTPNTEMVFFSDLDLDKLLHVRHEGSVHNLIDRRDDLFSLRWKKKSKVSASKLSDEERRDNSGSVLKGDPLQDRAANPRG; encoded by the coding sequence ATGAGTAAGAACGATAAGATCGATGATTTTCATTTAACGATTGCTGAAATTAAGAAAAAAGACTACCCGCAATTGAAAGTATTGATGGACCGCGTTTATGCCAATTTGGGTGGCGCGTGGTCAAAAACGACGATTCATACGCTCATCGATGCCTTTCCTGAGGGTCAAATTGCGTTGTTTGACCATGATCAAATGATTGGTTTTGTGCTGTCGATGCGCGTGGATTATGCCAAATTTTCCAACCCGCATACTTATGATGATTTGATTGGTCATCGCGAGATCATCAAGGACAATCCTAAAGGCGATGCTATTTATGGTTTGGATGCGCTCATCGATCCCGATTATCGCGGTTATCGCTTGGGTCGCCGCCTTTATGATGCTCGTAAAGAGCTTTGCCGGCAGATGAACTTTCGGGCAATTTTAGCTGGCGGTCGCATTCCTAATTATTACAACCATCAAGATTTGACCCCAGGAGAGTACATTGACGCGGTTGAGTCGCGTGAAATTCATGACAATGCGCTGTCGTTTCAATTGTCCAATGGCTTTATTGTCAAACGGATTTTGACCGGCTATTTGCCCGATGATGCTCAGTCAAAAGGCTTTGCGACCTTGCTTGAATGGTCAAATATTTATTATGAGCCACAAGATTATAAGCCCAACACGCGCAAATCTGAGGTTCGCATCGGCGGTATTCAATGGCAAATGCGTGAGGTGGAGTCGCCAGAAGAACTGCTGCAACAGGTTGAGTTTTTCGTCGATATTATGGCGGATTACAACTCCGACTTTGCTTGCCTGCCGGAGTTTTTTAACGCGCCACTCATGGGGCTTTGCGAGTCCACCGACCAAAATATCGCCATTCGTTTTTTGGCAAGCTATACCGAGTGGTTTAAAAATGAAATCTCACATTTGGCAGTCAGCTATAACGTCAACGTGATTACCGGCTCGATGCCGCTGCTTGATGAAGAAGACGTGCTGTATAACGTCAGCTACTTATGCCGCCGTGACGGTACGGTTGAGGAGCAGCGCAAAATCCACATCACCCCGCATGAGCGCAGCGCTTGGGTCATTGAGGGCGGTGATAAAGTTCAGGTGTTTGATACCGATGCCGGTCGCATTGGCATTTTGATTTGTTATGACGTTGAATTTCCTGAGCTTGCCCGCCTGATGGCGCTTGATGATATGGACATTTTATTTGTACCGTTTTGGACGGATACGCAAAATGGCTACTTGCGTGTTCGCCACTGCGCCCAAGCCCGCGCCATTGAAAATGAATGTTACGTGATGATTTGCGGCTCGGTGGGCAACTTGCCTCAGGTCGAAAGCCTTGATATTCAATACGCTCAGTCGTCGATTTTTTCGCCATCGGATTTTGCCTTTCCGCATGATGCGATTATGGCAGAAACCACGCCCAACACCGAAATGGTCTTTTTCTCCGATTTGGATTTGGATAAGCTGCTTCATGTTCGCCACGAAGGCTCAGTTCATAATTTAATCGACCGCCGTGATGACTTGTTTAGCTTACGCTGGAAGAAAAAATCCAAAGTTTCGGCAAGCAAGCTTTCTGACGAGGAGCGCCGTGATAACTCAGGAAGCGTCCTTAAAGGCGACCCGCTGCAAGACCGCGCGGCAAACCCACGCGGTTAG
- a CDS encoding BLUF domain-containing protein, which produces MMSLDQIEPLADDALIQVVYASTLSLKGRFDSKIFDDIAHHAYRYNQQQGITGILCYGNGEFLQCIEGKKAQILALWQRIANDLRHKQVKVLLLEPITKGRFQDWRMRMVFLERWLWSDATKTQAQNLAPFLPFAPEGWSTSRTLQFLAVIKTFDNSPHVKAAGVTYNALGNMARYVAAPHQAFLLIQGVLLLLVLLALGSLFWWEIW; this is translated from the coding sequence ATGATGTCCCTTGACCAAATTGAACCGCTGGCAGATGATGCGCTGATCCAAGTGGTGTATGCCAGCACGTTGAGCCTTAAGGGGCGTTTTGATTCAAAAATCTTTGATGATATTGCCCATCATGCGTATCGCTACAATCAGCAGCAAGGCATTACGGGCATTTTGTGCTATGGCAATGGCGAGTTTTTGCAGTGTATTGAAGGTAAAAAAGCGCAGATTTTGGCGCTTTGGCAGCGGATTGCAAATGACTTGCGCCACAAGCAGGTGAAGGTTTTATTGCTAGAACCCATAACTAAGGGCCGCTTTCAAGACTGGCGGATGCGGATGGTGTTTTTGGAGCGTTGGCTTTGGTCGGATGCCACCAAAACTCAAGCACAAAACTTAGCGCCGTTTTTGCCGTTTGCGCCTGAGGGTTGGTCAACATCGCGAACCTTGCAGTTTTTGGCTGTGATAAAAACTTTTGACAATTCGCCGCATGTCAAAGCTGCGGGCGTCACTTATAATGCCCTTGGCAATATGGCGCGCTATGTCGCCGCCCCGCATCAAGCGTTTTTACTGATTCAAGGTGTTTTGTTGTTGTTAGTCCTGTTGGCACTAGGGTCGCTATTTTGGTGGGAAATTTGGTAA